CTTGTATATCTACATCAGGCAGCTCCTTCTTTGGTAAACTGCGAAAAATCTGTAACAAGCATAATACCACCAAAGGTTCAATTACATCTGGTATGTAATTAGCAACAAGTAAGTCAAGATCAGCAGAAAACTGACACTGATGCTATGTTGAATTAGTTACGAAGACACCCATTACCTCCATTGTGTCCAGTGGGGTCTGTCAATAAATTAATTTGTCAACCTTAATTTAGTACTGCTCTTTCTGCAAACGACTCACCAAAAGCTTTgattataaaaagaaataagGCAAAAGGCCTTATTTCAAGATGGAAGAAAAGTGAAAATTATTCACAGTAGTCTAGTAATAACTGAGTAAGGAAACattgtatataaatgtataaatcaCAAAAAGGAAGATGTTCTTCGTGTTGGTCTGCTTAAAACCACAAAGCTTTCCAAGGAGGAGGTGCTGTTTCCTCACTGATAAATATTTGGATACCAGGCAGTCTGTGTAAATGTCCTGGCTGGTGCTCACTGCGCACTGTGCCACACTCTGCCGGTACGGGTCAGTGCCCAGAGTCCTTACAAAAGTAAACATGACTATAAATGGCCATACGTGCTTCCTCTCCTCCCTCTGTGTGTGCCGGTCGTGTCTGGCCTCCTTGTTCGGCTCTCCCACTGTCATCTTCTCAGCAGATCTGTCTCACCACGCTCAtcctgtctatccatccatcacttCCTCTCACTGTCCTCAAATCGTTGTTCCATGATTGTGCTGGTCAAACGATTGACTGTTCAACATACTAAAAGGTATGATAAGAATACCTTAGACTGGTTGGCATTTACAGGCCTTTTGCAAAAGTTTTCATTCAGTTTTCAAACAGTCATCTCTTCATGTCCCTTAAAGTCAATGATTTCATTCCTGATTTCTGGCTTTATATTTCCACACGTCTCAGTGACAGACCCCTTGCAGAGCATGTTAGGAGCCTACCAGCGAGGAACTCATATGTTTGGTATTAAGGTCTGCAGAACAACAGCCATATGGAGCCCTTCCCTGCATGTCTGAGAGGCCTTTCAGCTTCTAACAGAACATCACGGCAGCCAGCTGCTCCCAATGAAGACATTTTATGTTCACTTTTCTTTAACGAACATGTTTCGTGTCTGTAACATGATGTCTGAGGACCTGAATGTTTGCAGATAAAAAAGGAGGTGGAAGCACCTCCTGTCGACATAATTAGACGACTGGTTCGCGCAGACATTCCGTAATTTACCCTGACGGCTATGGTGGTATGCTTGAGGGCGTTTCTGAGGTGAGCTCACTTACCAACTGTATCTCCCTGAACAGCGTGTCGTGAAGCTTTTGGAAACCTCACTTTCAGTTGGTGATTGGGAATTAGTGTTGTCCCACTGTGCTTTCATCTATGTGGCAGCACCACAACAGAAGTATGAAGGTGgtttttttaaagttattttttctTATCAATAGATCAGTCATGTCATGTGACACAAATGCATTGACATCGGCAATTCACTCTAAAACTCTCCGTGACAATGGTCCATATGCCCCATTTAGTTAAGGAACATGACTGGAATACTGAGAGGAAGGCTGCAATTTTGTTATAATTCAGTTGCTAGGAGGTCTCAATGATGAACTTTATGGAAGTGTaaacattttcattcacttttcattttctcattttcatttcacttttcaCTCACTTTGTTTTGTTAAAAAGGTTTAACATCAATTTACTTCATTTTTCAGCATCTCAAACTTTTGACAATAAGGATGTCTTAGAGAACTATCTAATAATACTTCATGTGCACAATCGGGTCAAAAATGAGAAAGTCTGAATTCTTCTATCTTTTAGTGAATTTTTGTTATATGTCATCATTTTATCCAATCAAGTCTTTGTGTGTTTCTCCCTCCTTTTCAGAAAAACTGTCATCCAGCATCTGAAGACACTGGGTCTTTGAGTCATTTCAATTGTTGGGAAACTTGGACTGGCCAGCCAGGCTTCTGAGCTCTTGGATGAAGGATATTCATTAAGAGCAAAGCTCTTCTCAACTGAGAATGTGACAGACGGTTACACATCAGGATCTGCTCACAATCCCCAGGTAAACCAAACATCCTTGGGCCAACGGTCAACGACCATCTTGTCGTTCTTCCTCAAGATCTTGTTTTTTGCAAGCCATGCCGGCCAAAACACCCATCTACCTGAAATCCACCAACGGCAGGAAAGGCAAGAAGTGCCGACTCAGGGATATCCTATCGCCCGACATGATCAGTCCCCCCTTGGGAGACTTCCGCCACACCATCCACATTGGAAAGGGTGGAGAACAGGATGCTTTTGGGGATATGTCCTTTCTTCAGGGGAAGTATGAGCTCCTTCCAGGGAAGTCAGAGCGAACCGTCCCACAATGCCACAGTGAATTCCTGAGGGCCAACAGCACTTCTGAGGCCTCCTCTTTGGAGACCCCTTCCCCAGTACTCAAAAACGCCATCTCACTCCCCACCATTGGCGGGTCCCAAGCTCTCACTCTGCCCCTCATCTCCATCATGCCAATGCCTCCAAACCCAGACCCCTTCGACTGCGAAAGCCTCCCACCTTCCAACTTTCTGAATAAGAGCGATGATCTGGAGCCAAACACGCTGCTCCTGTCCCTCAATGTCCTCGGATCCAACCTGGCTGAAGAGACCACAAGCACGTCGAGCTTTTTGTGTAATATGTTCGAGAAGCAGAAGGAAACCCCAAAGCTGAAGTCAGTTGGAAAGGCTGTCAGCAGCGAAAATGGCTTTAATGTCAGGTCATACCACAGCAATGGCAATGGTGCCATACACTTTGGAAAGAAATGTTCCGAGAATTACAGTAACTGGCTGGAGAGTAAAAACAAAGAGGAAGACAGGATTAATCCTTTCCAATATGACGTACTTGCTAAGAAGCAGCACGTCTCGCAGGATTCCATTTCCAAGATCAATGGCTCGTTGCTCTCACTCGAACTTGATTTAGGACCATCTATTTTGGATGAGGTGCTGAACATAATGGACAGACCAAAGACTGAGGTTCAGCCATGAGTGCGAGCAAGGGAATCTGCAGAAAAATAATGACAAAAGACTCAATGTTGACTCTTTAATTTCCATAAAGCTGGACTTTTTAAGCCAGAACACTTTTTTAAACACATATCTTAGTTTTACCATTTTTCCTCTGTGAAACAAGGTATGCAGATAACATGTGTTGTTAATACTGGCAGCCATAACAAAGATACTGTGCCTTTAATTTTGTACACAAATTGAGATGGAATCCGGTTTATTGCAGCCTGAACCATCCAGTGTTATAGATAGATCAGCAGCGGTACTGTTTTAGGTATGGGTTGAGGGGTTTCTATGTTGTTGAGACTTCTTGCTTTTTGTTAACGCCATTGCTTTTTAATAATTACGCTTTgctgattatttttattttttttcatcaaaGAAACAAGCattctcttttttaaaaaaaaagtccaaacacaaaaatcatttatttataaagagCTCATATCACTACACCAACAAACAACATATGCATATACTGTTTTTATTCTGTCAATATAATAAAGTCTTTTTTTCCAAGTTGTTCTTCTTAAGGGTTTGTGTTAACTGAACACAAGTCTGGCCAATCACAGGCATCTTGTCTGACTGGTTACATTAATTAACCAACCAAAGCCAATGATATGGTATCTAACTTCACTGGCGTTTCTCTCTCATGTGGAAATGATGTCGTCCAGAGAATCACACTTCTGCTGTTTCTGGGCGCTTGCTCGCTGGCCTTAATATTGTGGTTGGACTTTTTTTTGGACACTGGGCAAATTCCCAAGATTTTTCTGCGCGGGGGAAGAGGGGAGGCATAAAGAATGTGAGAAGGACTGAGGACTGGGTTCTTCCTCTCTCTGACATTCCTGCCATCGTCACGTGCTGCACTCAGCACTGAAAGAGCAGTGGGATAAGCTGTATCGCTCCCAGAAAAGACGCTTACTCCGTCTGTCTGGGGGTCGAGGTACAGCTCATGGTGGGACGAAATGTATTTGTATATGAGGTGGGGGGAGCTTCTTAAAATTCCCATCATTCTTCTGTGGAAACAGTTATATGACCGTAGCCATAAATCAGATCTGGGTCAGGGCAGGAGTCTGGGTATGGATGGGGAGGGGTCAGGGGTTGCTCTCCATGTTGACTATCAATCACACAAAGCACAGAAGCAGCAAAGGGCCCCACAGAGACCTGGGCAAACTTTGACTGGTATAAATAGACAGCTTGCGGCTTGCCAAGCATTTGACAATCAGATGGTCTGTGTAGAGAGCGATCTACAGGCCAGCACTCCAGGTGGCCACGTGTCCTTCCACACTGCAGGCCACAGCTTGCCACCTCTGATTTTGTTATAACACCCAGAGGCGTGATCTGCCACATTTACGTCACACCTCCCAAATCAGGGTTGCTGTGAGGTGTCCATGCACAAAGCTGTATGTGGTAATAACATTTTACCCTTTCATTTACACATGTACTATATGTTTAAAGGGGATCAGCCTCAGAATGGAATTCAGGCTAATTTGGATCACTGTGGGGTGGCATGGCGGTACCGTGATTAGCCCTGTTGCCCCACATGTCTGGGACCACGGTTTGAGTCTTTGCATTCAGCTCCaagtatgtggagtttgcatgtgctcgccgtgtcatcatggggttcacagttcaaaaacatgctaaggtgaactgCAAATGGCAAATGGTGTGTGCGTGACCATGTGCCCCATTGGGTTGGTGTCccattccctgccttgtgcctctagcttccaggatagacttAGGACTTCTGTAAACCTGCATTGGAGAAGAGAGGTACACACCCACCCCATGATGAACCACCTCAGGGGTGAGATCCTGAGCGTAGctggtgatacctcagcaccacctTAGTCTGAATGGACTggtgtgagtttttttctggtggctggagtgccaatcctgccaccaacccccaaaattccctgtaagttggagaacCTCGTTGCTGGGCTGGATGTAGGtgaacgtcatacccaggacaaagaaattgcaggttaagggccttgctcaacgGCCCAACAGAGTAGGATCACTGCTGGCATTCtcaggattcgaaccagcaaccttccgactTATAGTACAGATTCagagcctcagagccaccacgcCGCCCCAAGCTGGACAACCAGGTATAAAAATATATGGATATTTAGTTGCTTATCTGCCCTTTTTGGATATATTGAGTTTCCATAACAGACTCTGGGTCTGGAACTGACAACCTTCAGGCTATATGTGCCAATCTTTAGCCACTATGCTACATGCTGCTTGAACAGAAgatgctgtgctgtgctgtgctgacCCTTTCTGAAGTAGTGATAATACTGGTGCTGCTAGCTCACCAGCAGAGTAATGACAGAGGTCTACAGGTGAGTAACATTTGGCTGTTAAGACCTGAGAACGTGCTTATTTATGCAACCTATAATGAAGAAAACACAAGTGCAGGCCTGC
The nucleotide sequence above comes from Paramormyrops kingsleyae isolate MSU_618 chromosome 3, PKINGS_0.4, whole genome shotgun sequence. Encoded proteins:
- the cdc42ep3 gene encoding cdc42 effector protein 3; the encoded protein is MPAKTPIYLKSTNGRKGKKCRLRDILSPDMISPPLGDFRHTIHIGKGGEQDAFGDMSFLQGKYELLPGKSERTVPQCHSEFLRANSTSEASSLETPSPVLKNAISLPTIGGSQALTLPLISIMPMPPNPDPFDCESLPPSNFLNKSDDLEPNTLLLSLNVLGSNLAEETTSTSSFLCNMFEKQKETPKLKSVGKAVSSENGFNVRSYHSNGNGAIHFGKKCSENYSNWLESKNKEEDRINPFQYDVLAKKQHVSQDSISKINGSLLSLELDLGPSILDEVLNIMDRPKTEVQP